A window of Candidatus Bathyarchaeota archaeon genomic DNA:
GGTTTCTTCTTACTTTTGATTAGATCTCCTAATGTGATGTTTTTTGATGGAAGGGTCGTAGCTAAGAGTTTTTTCGAAATCTTCTTTTCAGTCGCTGGGACAAAAAGCTTGATTCTTAATGCGTACTGGAGTTTTTCTGCAAGTCTCAAATCAGGCGTCATTTTGTGGCTTTCTAACTTTTTAAGCACAGAGACTTTTTCGTTTATTTTTCTGCCCAAGTCTTCATGGCTTAGTAGTTGTGCTTCTCTCGCTTGACGTATTCGAGCGTCAAAGTCGTTAACTAGATCTAGAGTAAGCTCTAAAGGAGACTGATGCTTTGCTGAAACTTTTAATTTTCGCTTGAGCGGTCTTTGGAGTTTAACGGCTGATCTAGCTGGTTTCGGCGTTTTCATTTCCCAGCTTATTGAGCCGAGTGTTGCGCAGTCACTACATACTATAAGTCTTGCTCCTTCGATTATGGCTTTGTAAGGTTTGCCCATTATGGGACGACCGCAAACTTCGCACCGCAAGGCTGTGTCACCTAAACTGCTATACGGACAAAGAGGCGAATGTAAGGTATAAAAGTAGCTTAACTCTCACCCTAAAAATAGTTTGTGGACTTGGGGGCGCGCACGTTTAGTGATTTAGTATGGTGCGTGAGCAACAGCCTTAAAGAAACAATCGGTTAAGAGTTTCCGTAGTTGGCGGCGAGTGTAACCCAATCATATATGTCGATTAGTTCCTATTGGGGCGCGAAGTCTGTGCGCGGGTTCCAGTTGGGGTCGCAGGGTTTAGAGCCGTATGCTTCTGCCGCCAATACAATGTCGTATATGTTAACGACTCCATCTTCATTAAGGTCACATTCAAGGCGAGCGTGTGTCACAACAGTTCCGTCGAAAACATCGTAGGGATAGAACCGCCGCTGCTTGCGAGATTTGCGGATTGTATGTCTAATCGCGTGTTTAATTCTCCTTCGCCCGGTTCAGGTTGATATACCACTCTGAAAGCCATGACGAAAACCGTTCCACCCCCGTCAAAGCCTGATCCTCCCAGCGTTGCAATGGCAGCCCAATAGCTGCCAAGTGCGGGGTCCACCACTTCAGCGAGTCTTAGTGGTGGATCATGAATTATGCCTGCACAGGGGCTTGGCGGTATGGGGCTTGGGTAGCTCTCAACTGTACTGGTTTGTGTGTGGGTTATATATTTGATGTAGCTGGTATTCCAGCTGAACTGTATGTCAAAGCCTAGGAGGTCTGCTACGTTTTCAACTACCACAGCAATCGTAAAAGCCTTGTCTACTACATTTTCAGGACCTAGCTCGATAATTTCAGGAATTACTCTTACAATAGTTTATCGCGAGTGGATGGTGAGTGGGTGTGGGCCTAAATAGGTTGAATGTCAAACGTGAATAGAAAAAGAATGATAATTGGTAGGAAAATCATAACTGCTAATGCTGCTTTTCTCACTTTTTCTCCCAGACATAATGTATCTTCGGAGTTATTTAGCGCTTTCTGAAGACGCAGATGCAGGAATACAAGCTTTAGGAGAACGCATGTGAGTCATTATGCCTATTTTCGGAGAACATGCAAGACCATCAAGAAAGGCGAGCACATTAAGCTTTCAATTTTCGCTCCAAAAATGTACTCTGAAGTTACCCCAACTATTTTACATATCTTCGCTTCTTTATAGATGTCGTATCAACGAACGGTGCCAATATGCGAGATAATCCTTTGCAAAAAATCCGTTCTATTGCTGACTACCAGTTTGGGCGAGGAACTGGAAAGGTGCTTTTTCCCGACACAGTGGATATTGTTTTTTCTCGGCGGACTGGTAGGATAAGGCACATTTATTTAGATGGCGAACTTTTGGCTACTTTGCGACCTACCAACAGCTTTTTCTCGCTGACCATTGAGGGTGCACGCCACATCACGCAGATTAAGCCTCCACAATTATGGGTGGAGGTTCAAGACGATGCAGCCAACTTTGTCGCTAAAGGTAAAAGCGTTTTTGCTAAGCACGTTGTTGATTGTGACGAGGAAATTAGACCTGAAGAAGAAGTGGTTGTCATAAATAGTAAATGCAAAGTTTTAGCTGTTGGCAGGGCGGTTCTGGCTGGAAGGGAGATGAAAGCGTTTAAACATGGTGTTGCCGTTCGTGTTAGAAGAGGATCTGCTGAAGGGAAGAGGGAGAGTTAAGAAGGAGAAGCAAGAAAATTATGCGTGGAGTAAGTGAGAGTTGCGTAAAGGAATGAGTCCGAGAGATACTAGGCGGCTAATGAAGCGTATGGGCTTAAGCATGGACGCGATGCCTGACGTTCAGCAAGTTGTATTCAAAACAAGCGTGAAGGAAATAATCGTTGAAGAACCAGAAGTAGCTATATTGAACCTTAAAGGACAAAAGGTGTTCCAGGTCACAGGAGGAAAAATTACGGAAAAAGCGTTAGCGGCTGAAGGAAAGAAACTAGCGATTCCTGAGGAAGACATTAGATTGGTGGCCGACCAGACTGGGAAAAGTGTGGAAGAAGCAAGACAAGCGCTAGAGGAAAGCGGTGGAGACCTCGCCAAGGCGATTCTTCTTCTTCAGACAAAATAGCCTAGAATTGTTTCAAAATATCTTGTTTCTCCATTACGTAGCCGCAGTAATGGCATCTTA
This region includes:
- a CDS encoding TIGR00270 family protein; this encodes MRCEVCGRPIMGKPYKAIIEGARLIVCSDCATLGSISWEMKTPKPARSAVKLQRPLKRKLKVSAKHQSPLELTLDLVNDFDARIRQAREAQLLSHEDLGRKINEKVSVLKKLESHKMTPDLRLAEKLQYALRIKLFVPATEKKISKKLLATTLPSKNITLGDLIKSKKKPAEARK
- a CDS encoding pseudouridine synthase; protein product: MRDNPLQKIRSIADYQFGRGTGKVLFPDTVDIVFSRRTGRIRHIYLDGELLATLRPTNSFFSLTIEGARHITQIKPPQLWVEVQDDAANFVAKGKSVFAKHVVDCDEEIRPEEEVVVINSKCKVLAVGRAVLAGREMKAFKHGVAVRVRRGSAEGKRES
- a CDS encoding nascent polypeptide-associated complex protein; this encodes MSPRDTRRLMKRMGLSMDAMPDVQQVVFKTSVKEIIVEEPEVAILNLKGQKVFQVTGGKITEKALAAEGKKLAIPEEDIRLVADQTGKSVEEARQALEESGGDLAKAILLLQTK